The Stenotrophomonas sp. BIO128-Bstrain region GAAACGACGCTTCCGACCGCGTGCTTTGCACGCCCACCAATCCCCCCATCGGAGCGCTCGCCACGGACAGGTTCCAGTCCCACCGCCGGGCGCACATCCAGCCTTCGCAGGGCGTGGCCGGCGTGATCGCCAGCGGCATCAGCCCGGGCCACATCGGCGCCAAGGGGACCACCGGTTCGGGCACCACCTCGGCCACCAACATGGGCTGGCCGGCGCGGTAGGACCGGATCGCCACCAGGCACTCGCTGCGCATCTCGACGTGGGGCATGTCCTGGAAGCTCTTCCAAGCCCCACCCCACCTCAATCCCGCCTGCTGGGCCAGTTCACCGAAGCGTTGGTAGCCCTGCCGCACCTGCTCGTCCCTCAGGTCCCAAGAAGGGCGCCCACGCTTGTAGATGACCATATCCGCCGCCCAGCCGTGGTTGTGGCAGCTGCTGCCTGGCCCCACCTGGGTCACGCCCTTCTGGCTGGCGAGCAACGCGGCCTGGCGCTGTTCAGAGCGGTAGCCCTCCATCAGGCGCAGGTCGTAGCCCTCGCCCTTCATTTGCAAAGCGATCCGTTCCAGTGTTGAGCGAAGCTCGGGCTGGACACCGTCCCACTGCGGGGCGTCTTTGTGACGGTGGAACAGGCGTTTGAAAAACCCTGGCTTCTTCCCGTGGACCTCGGCGGAATCTGCGGCTGGCGCGTGAGCGTGGACCAAGATGGGGGCGCTGGCCAATGCGAGCGCGAGCAACAAGCGTTGAAACATGAGTAGGCCTCCTTACTCACATGAGCGATACACCCATGCAAGCGGAGAATCGAAAACGCGCAAGGGGGCTTGCGGAATTTTTTCCCTGTCGTAGAAGAACAGGGGTGGGGAAAAGTCGGCCCCACCGCTTCCTGGCGCAACGGCCCCTCCTGCCGTTGCGCCGGGAAGTTTCGTTGGGGGGGCTTGCGCATTCCAGGATCTGATCTATTCGTGAGTGCACACGCTCACTCATTTCAGACCCAGGAGGCCAC contains the following coding sequences:
- a CDS encoding M15 family metallopeptidase; translated protein: MFQRLLLALALASAPILVHAHAPAADSAEVHGKKPGFFKRLFHRHKDAPQWDGVQPELRSTLERIALQMKGEGYDLRLMEGYRSEQRQAALLASQKGVTQVGPGSSCHNHGWAADMVIYKRGRPSWDLRDEQVRQGYQRFGELAQQAGLRWGGAWKSFQDMPHVEMRSECLVAIRSYRAGQPMLVAEVVPEPVVPLAPMWPGLMPLAITPATPCEGWMCARRWDWNLSVASAPMGGLVGVQSTRSEASFQCPASDIFLGRHSA